In Myxococcus fulvus, one genomic interval encodes:
- a CDS encoding discoidin domain-containing protein yields the protein MSRRGSRSPWMMLATVLSASPGLAGDTTNVISIDRYPLPAVRESRYRNRIATELGGGWQTFVGDLHSHPRGHSEMGGVSLNFTPQIRRDEVLLSAFRHGYDFFGTSNHTSSWDNSYDEDDPVGQVSLEQDANGQPEMLTLGGMESHLGSDPEHHFNTFNRRIRFNSNSLWNWHHEILNHYSTDPLQSTHVQLNHPNEDVFFALPTEPDRRRNVRDAVELAEYNDRYFELLRRGFRVAPAANTDSHAATREQLGVPFTLKYSTGAWVWPYIDEPGVPREKIHGRDTAQGRTGIVLPPGEWFDYGNFLRALRNRWVYRTALPPASGFFMVNGRTMGSEFSLAPAERRLDFTVWGTTKDGTGGGNNWTTLKVFSPFQPDTPIKEITYTDPNLIDLKQVFSLTPYESIYVVTLNQQWENAEVTLAPIWVQNPVAKPTISFESPVNHRQTVPVIFVNGGGDTVVLQRARTGTGFNGWQTVGTVTNHFIPLDPSILPTTSQWRVVDPYQPEVVSNAVTLTVSNGLDVRQPTLSTPPLDGVNISLAWTHPTPLAVDYYASRDNGATWTKVGESTVPNRYAYWSFYTGGWGGSNVTLKVVDRADPGHFGVTLPFFVSPELQLKIPATSGNATSNSGAAHTVTDSDLGSCWWTSDGNEQSVYIDLGREHLVKRMEVLFGSENPPSWYMGTSHNGSTWSMHDSGLLSYAPNQTLVKDYTNRTGGGLTARYIRFYVAGNFPGLTNGSQVCDIRLYR from the coding sequence ATGTCCCGTCGTGGCAGTCGCAGTCCCTGGATGATGTTGGCCACCGTCCTGTCCGCGAGCCCGGGCCTCGCGGGTGACACCACCAACGTCATCTCCATTGACCGCTATCCGCTCCCCGCCGTTCGCGAGAGCCGGTATCGCAACCGCATCGCCACGGAGCTGGGCGGCGGCTGGCAGACCTTCGTGGGGGATTTGCACAGCCACCCCCGGGGTCACTCGGAGATGGGGGGCGTGAGCCTCAACTTCACGCCACAAATCCGGCGCGACGAGGTCCTGCTCTCCGCCTTCCGCCATGGCTACGACTTCTTCGGGACCAGCAACCACACCTCGTCCTGGGACAACTCCTATGACGAGGACGACCCCGTCGGGCAGGTGAGCCTGGAGCAGGACGCGAACGGGCAGCCCGAGATGCTGACGCTCGGGGGCATGGAGAGCCATCTGGGCTCCGACCCCGAGCACCACTTCAACACCTTCAACCGCCGCATCCGGTTCAACTCGAACAGCCTCTGGAACTGGCACCACGAAATCCTCAACCACTACTCGACCGACCCGCTCCAGAGCACCCACGTCCAGCTCAACCACCCGAACGAGGACGTCTTCTTCGCGCTCCCCACCGAGCCGGACCGCCGCCGCAACGTGCGCGACGCGGTGGAGCTGGCCGAGTACAACGACCGGTACTTCGAGCTCTTGCGCCGCGGCTTCCGCGTGGCGCCCGCCGCCAACACGGACTCCCACGCCGCGACCCGCGAGCAGCTCGGCGTCCCCTTCACCCTCAAGTACTCGACCGGTGCCTGGGTGTGGCCCTACATCGACGAGCCGGGCGTCCCCCGTGAGAAGATTCATGGCCGCGACACCGCCCAGGGTCGCACCGGAATCGTCCTGCCCCCGGGCGAGTGGTTCGACTACGGCAACTTCCTGAGGGCGCTGCGCAACCGCTGGGTGTACCGCACGGCGCTGCCGCCCGCGTCCGGCTTCTTCATGGTCAACGGGCGGACCATGGGCTCCGAGTTCTCGCTGGCCCCGGCCGAGCGGCGGCTCGACTTCACCGTCTGGGGCACGACCAAGGACGGCACCGGCGGCGGCAACAACTGGACGACCCTCAAGGTCTTCAGCCCCTTCCAGCCCGACACGCCCATCAAGGAAATCACCTACACCGACCCGAACCTCATCGACCTGAAGCAGGTCTTCTCGCTCACGCCCTACGAGTCCATCTACGTCGTCACGCTCAACCAGCAGTGGGAGAACGCCGAGGTGACCCTGGCGCCCATCTGGGTGCAGAACCCCGTCGCCAAGCCCACCATCTCCTTCGAGTCCCCGGTCAACCATCGCCAGACGGTGCCCGTGATTTTCGTCAACGGCGGAGGCGACACGGTGGTGCTCCAGCGCGCACGCACTGGTACGGGATTCAATGGCTGGCAGACGGTGGGGACCGTCACCAACCACTTCATCCCGCTGGACCCCTCGATACTTCCGACGACGTCGCAGTGGCGCGTCGTGGACCCGTATCAGCCGGAGGTCGTCTCCAATGCCGTCACGCTGACGGTGAGCAACGGCCTGGACGTCCGGCAGCCGACCCTGTCCACCCCGCCTCTCGACGGGGTCAACATCTCTCTCGCCTGGACCCATCCGACGCCGCTGGCCGTGGACTACTACGCCTCGCGTGACAACGGCGCGACGTGGACCAAGGTGGGTGAGTCGACTGTCCCCAACAGGTACGCGTACTGGAGCTTCTATACGGGGGGCTGGGGCGGCTCGAACGTGACCCTCAAGGTGGTGGATCGCGCCGACCCCGGCCACTTCGGCGTCACCCTGCCCTTCTTCGTCTCGCCCGAGCTCCAGCTCAAGATTCCCGCGACGTCCGGCAACGCGACCAGCAACTCCGGCGCGGCGCACACGGTGACAGACTCGGACCTCGGCTCGTGCTGGTGGACGAGCGACGGCAACGAGCAGTCCGTCTACATCGACCTGGGACGGGAGCACCTCGTCAAGCGGATGGAGGTGCTGTTCGGGAGCGAGAACCCACCGAGCTGGTACATGGGCACCAGCCACAACGGGAGCACCTGGAGCATGCATGACAGCGGCTTGCTGTCATACGCGCCGAACCAGACACTCGTGAAGGATTACACGAACCGCACCGGCGGCGGCCTGACGGCGCGCTACATCCGGTTCTATGTGGCGGGCAACTTCCCCGGCCTCACGAACGGGTCGCAAGTCTGCGACATCCGGTTGTACCGCTGA
- a CDS encoding lamin tail domain-containing protein encodes MVLFLGLAACGGEAPLSDAPSEETSLGERQDSLANVRLRLMAANLSSGNGQDYDPGHGLRIFQGTDADIVMIQEFNYKTDSAADIRGFVDTAFGPGFSYYRESGAQIPNGIISRYPIIASGEWDDPQVSNRDFAWARIDIPGPKDLWAVSVHLLTANASTRNTEAVSLVSRIQANIPAGDYLVIGGDLNTGSRSESCFGTLSQVVSTASPYPADRNGNTNTNAGRNSPYDHVLVDGDLRPYQTAVVIGGSSFANGLVVDTRVYSPIGEISPALSGDSGASGMQHMGVIKDFLIPGDAASSSLTVTSPNGGESWTAGSARSIAWTSSGVSSVRVEYTLNGSTWTTLSSSTSASAGSLAWTLPTTASTTARVRVTDTSNSSITDTSDAAFSIATGGGGGTGTLLINEVLVNEAGSDVNGEFVELVNTGTAALSIAGWTVSDAASVRHTFPSGTTVPAGGVIVVFGGAAGIPSGTPNAVGASTGTLGLSNSGDTVTVKNASGTVVDTAVLSSAMSGTDGVSANRSPDLGSAATFVLHTSLSGLTSSPGRRASGAAF; translated from the coding sequence ATGGTGTTGTTCCTGGGACTCGCCGCCTGCGGTGGTGAGGCGCCCCTGTCGGACGCGCCCTCGGAGGAGACGTCGCTCGGTGAGCGCCAGGACTCGCTGGCCAACGTGCGCCTGCGGCTGATGGCGGCGAACCTCTCCAGTGGCAACGGGCAGGACTACGACCCGGGCCACGGCCTGCGCATCTTCCAGGGCACGGACGCGGACATCGTGATGATTCAGGAGTTCAACTACAAGACGGACTCCGCCGCCGACATCCGCGGCTTCGTGGACACGGCCTTCGGACCGGGCTTCTCGTACTACCGCGAGTCCGGCGCGCAGATTCCCAATGGCATCATCAGCCGCTACCCCATCATCGCCTCGGGCGAGTGGGACGACCCGCAGGTCAGCAATCGCGACTTCGCCTGGGCGCGCATCGACATCCCCGGGCCGAAGGACTTGTGGGCGGTGAGCGTGCACCTGCTGACGGCGAACGCCAGCACGCGCAACACGGAGGCGGTGAGCCTGGTCAGCCGCATCCAGGCCAACATCCCCGCGGGGGACTACCTGGTGATTGGCGGTGACCTGAACACGGGCAGCCGCTCCGAGTCGTGCTTCGGCACCCTGTCGCAGGTGGTCAGCACCGCGAGCCCGTACCCGGCGGACCGCAACGGCAACACCAACACCAACGCGGGTCGCAACAGCCCTTATGACCACGTGCTGGTGGACGGTGACCTGCGGCCGTACCAGACGGCGGTGGTCATCGGCGGCAGCTCGTTCGCGAACGGGCTGGTGGTGGACACGCGCGTGTACTCGCCCATCGGCGAGATTTCCCCGGCGCTCTCGGGCGACAGCGGCGCGTCCGGCATGCAGCACATGGGCGTCATCAAGGACTTCCTCATCCCCGGGGACGCGGCGTCCTCCAGCCTGACGGTGACGTCGCCCAACGGCGGTGAGAGCTGGACGGCGGGCAGCGCACGCTCCATCGCCTGGACGTCCTCGGGTGTGTCGAGCGTGCGGGTGGAGTACACGCTGAACGGGAGCACGTGGACCACACTGTCGTCGAGCACGTCGGCCTCGGCGGGGAGCCTCGCCTGGACGCTGCCCACCACGGCGAGCACCACGGCGCGCGTGCGGGTGACGGACACGTCGAACTCCAGCATCACGGACACCAGTGACGCGGCCTTCTCCATCGCCACGGGCGGCGGTGGGGGGACGGGGACGCTCCTCATCAACGAGGTGCTGGTGAACGAGGCGGGCTCGGACGTGAATGGCGAGTTCGTGGAGCTGGTGAACACGGGCACGGCGGCGCTGAGCATCGCGGGGTGGACGGTGTCCGATGCTGCGAGCGTGCGGCACACGTTCCCCAGCGGGACGACGGTGCCGGCGGGCGGCGTCATCGTGGTGTTCGGTGGTGCGGCGGGCATCCCCTCGGGCACGCCCAACGCGGTGGGGGCGTCCACGGGCACGCTGGGCCTGTCCAACAGCGGTGACACCGTGACGGTGAAGAACGCGTCCGGCACCGTGGTGGACACGGCGGTGCTGTCCTCGGCGATGTCGGGCACGGACGGTGTCTCCGCGAACCGCAGCCCGGATTTAGGCTCGGCCGCCACCTTCGTGCTGCACACCAGCCTGTCTGGCCTGACGTCCTCGCCGGGCCGGCGCGCGAGCGGCGCGGCGTTCTGA
- a CDS encoding YqaA family protein, which translates to MPDASFLSAWGLPGLFFVAMLAGSVVPVPSEALLAALIYGGAPPMLATGVATVGNVLGAVSLYLLGLWVARGGGGALGRWYARRREKEGPRMERVEAKLRTWGAPALVMSWMPIVGDAFVIAGGMVGVRPLPFVVFVTLGKGLRYAFVALSTAAAL; encoded by the coding sequence ATGCCAGACGCCTCGTTCCTCTCCGCCTGGGGGCTCCCGGGCCTCTTCTTCGTCGCGATGCTCGCGGGCTCGGTGGTGCCGGTGCCCTCCGAGGCGCTGCTCGCCGCGCTCATCTATGGCGGCGCTCCGCCGATGCTCGCCACGGGCGTGGCCACGGTGGGCAATGTGCTGGGCGCGGTGTCGCTCTACCTGTTGGGGCTGTGGGTGGCGCGCGGCGGAGGCGGGGCGCTGGGGCGCTGGTATGCGCGCCGTCGTGAGAAGGAGGGCCCTCGCATGGAGCGCGTCGAGGCGAAGCTGCGCACCTGGGGCGCGCCCGCGCTCGTGATGTCGTGGATGCCCATCGTTGGCGACGCGTTCGTCATCGCCGGCGGCATGGTGGGCGTCAGGCCCCTGCCGTTCGTCGTGTTCGTCACGCTGGGCAAGGGCCTGCGTTACGCGTTCGTCGCCCTGTCCACCGCCGCTGCCCTGTAG
- a CDS encoding serine/threonine-protein kinase — MGSTEDDAGGVVYLGGVQETKVTGGTTPPPAPELSWGPAPTTPPPPVSLGETLRAATPVSPHGTLLQGIPTPAPLPAALVRGLVPGQVVAQRYRVERWLGAGGSSTVYEAHDLLERHRVALKVLATPHADAATVARFRQEVEHARALEHVNILRVFDVGMDGERHFLTVELLDGMDLRQRMMERRPTLAEALRWLTHAAVALEHAHGRGVLHRDVKPANLFITRGGVLKLMDFGLAKSAHVAGTTAQGTVLGTPEYMAPEQVMGSPPVSSTTDLYALGIVAYELLTGQLPFRHPDPVPLMFLHVQQVPVPLTTLRPNLPRPFERVVLKLLEKRPEDRYASATELRSALAKLWPFALKESC; from the coding sequence GTGGGCTCGACGGAAGATGACGCCGGGGGTGTGGTGTACCTCGGCGGCGTGCAGGAGACGAAGGTGACGGGGGGCACGACGCCGCCCCCCGCCCCCGAGCTGTCGTGGGGTCCCGCGCCGACAACGCCTCCGCCCCCGGTGTCATTGGGCGAGACGCTGCGCGCGGCGACGCCCGTGTCCCCGCACGGGACGCTGCTCCAGGGAATCCCCACGCCCGCGCCGCTCCCCGCGGCGCTGGTGCGGGGGCTGGTGCCGGGGCAGGTGGTGGCCCAGCGCTACCGCGTGGAGCGCTGGCTGGGCGCGGGTGGGAGCTCCACGGTGTACGAGGCGCACGACCTGCTCGAGCGGCACCGCGTGGCGCTCAAGGTGCTTGCGACGCCGCACGCGGACGCGGCGACGGTGGCGAGGTTCCGGCAGGAGGTGGAGCACGCTCGGGCGCTGGAGCACGTGAACATCCTGCGCGTCTTCGACGTGGGGATGGATGGGGAGCGGCACTTCCTCACGGTGGAGTTGTTGGACGGGATGGATTTGCGCCAGCGGATGATGGAGCGACGCCCCACGCTCGCGGAGGCGCTGCGGTGGCTCACGCACGCGGCCGTCGCGCTGGAGCATGCGCATGGACGGGGGGTGCTGCATCGGGATGTGAAGCCGGCGAACCTCTTCATCACGCGCGGTGGGGTGTTGAAGCTGATGGACTTCGGCCTGGCGAAGAGCGCGCATGTGGCCGGGACGACGGCGCAGGGGACGGTGCTGGGGACTCCCGAGTACATGGCGCCCGAGCAGGTGATGGGCAGTCCCCCCGTGTCGTCCACGACGGACCTGTATGCGCTGGGCATCGTGGCGTATGAGCTGCTCACGGGGCAGCTGCCGTTCCGTCACCCGGACCCGGTGCCGTTGATGTTCCTGCATGTGCAGCAGGTGCCGGTGCCGCTGACGACGCTGCGGCCGAACCTGCCGAGGCCGTTCGAGCGGGTGGTGCTGAAGCTGTTGGAGAAGCGCCCCGAGGACCGCTACGCCAGCGCGACGGAGTTACGCTCGGCGCTCGCGAAGCTGTGGCCGTTCGCGCTCAAGGAGTCGTGCTGA
- a CDS encoding MFS transporter — MDGSGVSVEPVPSARPGVARRTATGAVLLALVVSAFEGTVVTSAMPTITRELGGQHLYSWVFSAFLFASTVGVLISGKLADRLGRKPVFFAGMGLFLVGSALCGLADSVHALIAFRVLQGLGAGALQPTTLTISADLYTLRERAAVQGLFTGAWGAGNAVGPLIGGWLVMQASWRWVFLVNVPVGLFAALLLYLSYRDPPRRTDVKLDRWGPVLAGTSAAMLLFSLEPGHAELRWLCLLGAVVLGAGLVFQQRKSLAPLLPMELVKDRTVLSGVAGGIAGGALLYSMAAWVPLWMTEQGGQTPIVAGLTLLPMLLGWSVGSTFGVKLLVRGGMRLSAGVGFAVAATGAGLLALTAAYGWGTYAALASLAVLGMGLGPAASTSLIGPQSRAPWHHRGIVTSSLYATRLLGGSLTVAALALARGHFALQFAIAGALAGVVALGLAVAAPGKASNES, encoded by the coding sequence ATGGATGGAAGCGGTGTGTCGGTAGAGCCGGTGCCCTCCGCTCGGCCCGGGGTGGCGAGGCGGACGGCCACCGGGGCGGTGCTGCTGGCCCTGGTGGTCAGCGCCTTCGAGGGCACGGTCGTGACCAGCGCCATGCCCACCATCACCCGCGAGCTGGGCGGCCAGCACCTCTACTCGTGGGTCTTCTCCGCGTTCCTCTTCGCCTCCACCGTCGGCGTGCTCATCTCCGGAAAGCTCGCGGACCGGCTCGGCCGCAAGCCCGTCTTCTTCGCCGGCATGGGGTTGTTCCTCGTCGGCTCCGCGCTGTGCGGGCTCGCCGACTCCGTGCACGCGCTCATCGCCTTCCGGGTGCTGCAGGGGCTCGGCGCCGGCGCGCTGCAGCCCACCACGCTCACCATCAGCGCGGACCTCTACACGCTGCGCGAGCGCGCCGCCGTGCAGGGCCTGTTCACCGGCGCCTGGGGCGCGGGCAACGCGGTGGGGCCGCTCATCGGCGGCTGGCTGGTGATGCAGGCGTCGTGGCGGTGGGTGTTCCTGGTGAACGTCCCCGTGGGCCTGTTCGCCGCGCTGCTCCTGTATCTCTCCTACCGGGACCCGCCGCGTCGCACGGACGTGAAGCTGGACCGCTGGGGGCCCGTGCTCGCGGGCACCTCCGCCGCGATGCTCCTGTTCTCACTGGAGCCCGGGCACGCGGAGCTGCGCTGGCTGTGCCTGCTGGGCGCGGTGGTGCTGGGCGCGGGGCTGGTGTTCCAGCAGCGCAAATCCCTCGCGCCCCTCCTGCCGATGGAGCTGGTGAAGGACCGCACGGTGCTCAGCGGTGTCGCGGGAGGCATCGCCGGCGGCGCGCTGCTCTACAGCATGGCCGCGTGGGTGCCCTTGTGGATGACGGAGCAGGGCGGACAGACGCCCATCGTCGCCGGGCTGACGCTGCTGCCCATGTTGCTGGGATGGTCCGTGGGTTCGACGTTCGGTGTGAAGCTGCTGGTGCGCGGCGGCATGCGACTGAGCGCCGGCGTGGGCTTCGCGGTGGCCGCGACGGGCGCGGGGCTGCTCGCGCTGACGGCCGCGTATGGCTGGGGCACGTACGCGGCGCTCGCCTCGCTCGCGGTGCTGGGCATGGGGCTGGGCCCCGCGGCGAGCACGTCGCTCATCGGCCCGCAGTCGCGCGCGCCCTGGCACCACCGGGGCATCGTCACCAGCAGCCTCTACGCGACGCGCCTGTTGGGCGGCTCGCTCACGGTGGCCGCGCTGGCGCTGGCACGAGGCCACTTCGCCCTGCAGTTCGCCATCGCGGGCGCGCTGGCGGGAGTCGTCGCCCTGGGGCTCGCGGTGGCCGCTCCCGGCAAAGCCTCGAACGAGTCCTGA
- a CDS encoding LysR family transcriptional regulator — protein MNRDQLQAFLRVAQEGRLSPAAKGLGLSQSGLSRQLQALEAELGTRLLVRTPAGAVLTDAGERFLPHARRALDALAAGTSELERLSGTPRGPVSLGTLHTVGAYLLPDIIPTFARRFPEVRPRLSEGMSTALEDNVVRGVLDLAIVSLPVRHTDLVAQKLWEEVLVLAVPRGHRLTKVTRPLALADVVEETWVVIPSMSGTRALEAECEARGVTPKLALETDNAEAMRRMVERGLGVALIPELMARDHQSRGFDVVPLAKSGLKRQVALVHRGEGYLTAAARELKSFIVESVRAMPEPWGGGKRTGAAPGPRVR, from the coding sequence ATGAACCGAGACCAGCTCCAGGCCTTTCTCCGAGTGGCACAAGAGGGGCGCCTCTCCCCGGCGGCCAAGGGCCTGGGCTTGTCCCAGTCCGGACTGTCCCGGCAGCTCCAGGCGCTCGAGGCGGAGCTGGGCACGCGGCTGCTCGTCCGCACGCCCGCTGGGGCCGTCCTCACCGACGCGGGTGAGCGCTTCCTGCCCCATGCCCGGCGCGCCCTGGATGCACTGGCCGCGGGCACATCCGAACTGGAGCGACTGTCGGGCACACCTCGCGGTCCCGTGTCGCTGGGGACGTTGCACACGGTGGGCGCGTACCTGCTGCCGGACATCATTCCGACGTTCGCGCGGAGATTCCCGGAGGTGCGCCCCCGGCTCAGCGAGGGCATGAGCACGGCCCTCGAGGACAACGTGGTCCGAGGCGTCCTGGACCTGGCCATCGTGTCGTTGCCGGTGCGGCACACGGACCTGGTGGCGCAGAAGCTGTGGGAGGAGGTGCTGGTGCTGGCGGTGCCGCGTGGGCATCGGCTCACGAAGGTCACCCGGCCGCTGGCACTGGCGGACGTGGTGGAGGAGACGTGGGTGGTCATCCCCAGCATGAGCGGAACGCGGGCGCTGGAGGCCGAGTGCGAGGCGCGCGGGGTGACGCCGAAGCTCGCGCTGGAGACGGACAACGCGGAGGCGATGCGGCGCATGGTGGAGCGCGGCCTGGGCGTGGCGCTCATCCCGGAGCTGATGGCGAGAGACCACCAGTCGCGCGGCTTCGACGTGGTGCCGCTCGCGAAGAGCGGGCTGAAGCGACAGGTGGCGCTCGTGCATCGGGGCGAGGGCTACCTCACCGCGGCGGCGCGGGAGCTCAAGTCGTTCATCGTGGAGAGCGTGCGAGCGATGCCCGAGCCATGGGGAGGGGGCAAGCGCACGGGAGCGGCCCCGGGCCCGCGGGTGCGGTAG
- a CDS encoding endonuclease/exonuclease/phosphatase family protein, which translates to MPLKVMTFNVLQGGEERFDDIVTFLARNAPDVLVLQECLGWDDGGRLRRVAEALDVPQDEAHLVLGQSRSRPSGRCYHVAVVSRPPLRSLRIHNDRHFLGHCIVECELEANGPVTLFGTHFDAHHEKLRYVEARYLRSLLDASRFREGQYLLVGDLNSLSRRDPYPVDLEDRLRRAGTDKYGHPPRFDVIDDIEDYGWVDTLPTRAASTRWVTARRNRGGVTIDYRTDYVFASPRMAERLVSAEVIDVGDTSDHNPLVATFR; encoded by the coding sequence ATGCCGCTGAAGGTGATGACGTTCAACGTGTTGCAGGGAGGCGAGGAGCGGTTCGACGACATCGTCACCTTCCTCGCCCGGAACGCACCGGACGTGCTGGTGCTCCAGGAGTGCCTGGGCTGGGACGACGGCGGGAGGCTGCGTCGGGTGGCCGAGGCGCTGGACGTGCCGCAGGACGAGGCGCACCTGGTGCTGGGACAGTCACGCTCTCGGCCCAGCGGGCGGTGCTACCACGTCGCGGTGGTGAGCCGCCCTCCCCTGCGCTCGCTGCGCATCCACAATGACCGGCACTTCCTGGGTCACTGCATCGTCGAGTGCGAGCTGGAGGCCAATGGCCCGGTGACGCTGTTCGGCACGCACTTCGACGCGCATCACGAGAAGCTGCGCTACGTGGAGGCGCGGTATCTGCGCTCGCTGCTGGACGCGTCCCGGTTCCGCGAGGGGCAATACCTGTTGGTCGGTGACCTCAACTCGCTGTCGCGCAGGGACCCGTATCCGGTGGACCTGGAGGACCGGCTGCGGCGGGCGGGCACGGACAAGTACGGCCATCCTCCGCGCTTCGACGTCATCGACGACATCGAGGACTACGGCTGGGTGGACACGCTGCCGACGCGGGCCGCGTCGACACGCTGGGTGACGGCGCGGCGCAACCGGGGCGGCGTCACCATCGACTACCGCACGGACTATGTCTTCGCCTCGCCGCGCATGGCGGAGCGACTGGTCTCCGCGGAGGTCATCGACGTGGGCGACACGTCGGACCACAACCCGCTGGTGGCGACCTTCCGCTAA
- a CDS encoding TIGR02269 family lipoprotein — translation MTKREWWVVLLLLLASCASAPAVHAGAFELSLKEESAEDCREAAEDDGDEGCVTIACEDGACGLYRCEDVASAAVAFRTGAPAAPMAGVGNSPQRYWGASQVLPGREPVLVFRKERPQELPSQKELRKARKEWEQATKEKHHIFPRAFADYFASRQINIHEYVLAIDVKRHKEIHGGGHGAPWNADWLQYITQVEREANLEGGPRPAEVRQRLFDFGGLMVQRYRLVGMPMTYWQQLTANMRIAED, via the coding sequence ATGACGAAGCGTGAGTGGTGGGTTGTGCTGCTGCTCCTGCTCGCCAGCTGTGCGTCGGCACCTGCCGTCCACGCGGGGGCTTTCGAGCTTTCGCTCAAGGAGGAATCCGCGGAGGACTGCCGCGAGGCGGCGGAAGACGACGGGGATGAGGGATGCGTCACCATCGCGTGTGAAGACGGCGCGTGTGGGCTCTACCGGTGCGAGGACGTCGCATCCGCTGCGGTGGCATTCCGCACGGGCGCCCCCGCCGCACCGATGGCAGGCGTAGGCAACTCGCCGCAGCGGTACTGGGGCGCGTCACAGGTGTTGCCGGGCCGCGAGCCCGTGCTCGTCTTCCGGAAGGAGCGACCCCAGGAGCTACCGAGTCAAAAGGAGCTCCGGAAGGCGAGAAAGGAGTGGGAGCAGGCCACGAAAGAGAAGCACCACATCTTCCCCAGGGCCTTCGCGGACTACTTCGCGTCTCGCCAAATCAACATCCACGAGTACGTCCTGGCCATCGACGTGAAGCGGCACAAGGAGATCCATGGTGGTGGGCATGGTGCCCCGTGGAACGCGGACTGGCTCCAGTACATCACGCAGGTGGAGCGAGAGGCCAATCTGGAGGGCGGGCCAAGGCCGGCGGAGGTGCGGCAGCGGCTCTTCGACTTTGGAGGGCTCATGGTCCAGCGCTATCGTCTCGTTGGGATGCCGATGACGTACTGGCAGCAGCTCACCGCCAACATGCGGATTGCCGAGGACTGA
- a CDS encoding double-CXXCG motif protein, with translation MRYFSLAPTFDLDDTRWRWSLNAKRRWALPGTECPQCHAGPALGIDYPSVDLSGLPEERQYRKARFTPWDEYAPLQDRILPLLPARAVPRSGMGMGPLVGKVRGRPPPVAMDMPWRLFAQPEGIERLLAAGLRGITPIPTAMTAARDVPPLFELELQSGGSFAPECGVAPPGAPCTVCGVQRLAEAPKVWWLDPIENSSSLDLFRFRWDPTMTVVSERFVEVLRSLGDTGILVREVPATEPSAASSRP, from the coding sequence ATGCGCTACTTCAGCCTGGCCCCCACCTTCGACCTGGATGATACGCGATGGCGTTGGAGTCTCAACGCGAAGCGCCGGTGGGCACTGCCAGGGACGGAGTGTCCTCAGTGCCATGCGGGGCCTGCGCTCGGAATCGACTACCCGAGCGTCGACCTGTCCGGTCTGCCCGAAGAACGGCAGTACCGGAAGGCGAGATTCACCCCTTGGGACGAGTACGCGCCTCTTCAGGACCGCATCCTGCCGCTCCTGCCAGCAAGAGCAGTCCCGCGCTCGGGAATGGGAATGGGGCCACTGGTAGGAAAGGTCCGAGGACGCCCGCCCCCCGTTGCGATGGACATGCCCTGGCGTCTCTTCGCCCAGCCCGAGGGCATCGAGCGATTGCTCGCAGCGGGACTGCGCGGCATCACCCCGATTCCGACAGCCATGACAGCAGCGCGTGATGTGCCACCGCTGTTCGAGCTCGAGCTCCAGTCCGGGGGCAGCTTCGCGCCGGAGTGTGGCGTGGCTCCTCCAGGGGCCCCCTGCACCGTCTGCGGAGTCCAACGCCTGGCAGAAGCGCCGAAGGTCTGGTGGCTCGACCCCATCGAGAACTCGTCTTCCCTGGACCTCTTCCGATTTCGTTGGGACCCCACGATGACTGTCGTGAGCGAGCGCTTCGTGGAGGTGCTCCGCTCCCTGGGCGACACTGGCATCCTGGTCAGGGAAGTTCCCGCGACTGAGCCGTCCGCAGCCAGCTCGCGCCCGTAG
- a CDS encoding TfoX/Sxy family protein, whose translation MARVDSFVEYTVELLEKLGPVQARRMFGGWGLYFGGRMFGLIGDGQLYLKTDEISRPEFQAAGCRPFVWEGGGQRIEMSYWTPPADASDDAYALLPWARRGVDAATRAALKKAPKKKAAAKKTPAEPAKKAAAPRKATAAPAKKAPAPRKATSSPAKKAPARKPAAKKASTARKAKPSSRRR comes from the coding sequence ATGGCGCGAGTGGACAGCTTCGTGGAGTACACGGTCGAGTTGTTGGAGAAGCTCGGACCGGTGCAGGCCCGGCGGATGTTCGGTGGGTGGGGTTTGTACTTCGGCGGGCGGATGTTCGGCCTCATCGGCGACGGCCAGCTCTACTTGAAGACGGACGAAATCTCCCGACCGGAGTTCCAGGCCGCGGGCTGCCGTCCCTTCGTCTGGGAAGGCGGGGGCCAGCGCATCGAGATGAGCTATTGGACGCCGCCCGCCGACGCCAGCGATGACGCCTACGCGCTGCTGCCCTGGGCCCGTCGCGGCGTCGACGCGGCGACCCGGGCCGCGCTGAAGAAGGCGCCGAAGAAGAAGGCGGCCGCGAAGAAGACTCCAGCGGAGCCCGCGAAGAAGGCAGCCGCTCCACGCAAGGCCACCGCTGCTCCGGCCAAGAAGGCCCCTGCGCCTCGGAAAGCCACCAGCAGTCCGGCGAAGAAGGCTCCCGCCAGGAAGCCCGCCGCGAAGAAGGCCTCCACCGCGCGCAAGGCGAAGCCTTCGTCCCGCCGTCGGTGA